One stretch of Chthoniobacterales bacterium DNA includes these proteins:
- the xylB gene encoding xylulokinase, producing MLVIALGIDCGTQSLKTIALDGVSGEVLASSGEAYGMLEGLPSGHMEQDPGVWWNALQKTVGEVLSALGPRRSEVGAIGVSGQQHGFVPLDEDARVIRPAKLWCDTSTVAQCDEIRAAFGGRDALIALAGNDMLPGFTAPKILWLKQNEPANFAKLRHVALPHDFLNLRLTGKLRMEYGDASGTALFDVRRRVWSEPVCAAIDEGLHAKLPVVGSSCERCGVLRGDLGREWGLGEVIVSAGGGDNMMAAIGTGNVRPGEVTASLGTSGTIFACADGSVVDPRGEIAAFCDSNDRWLPLLCTMNVTVATELFRKMFGWDHARMEREIASVAPGADGLIFLPYLQGERTPDLPHGCGVLHGMNTSNTTPAHVARAVMEGVTLGMAYGLRRMEQLGVRPQVIRLTGGGSNSATWRQICADVFGFPVVTLRSAEGAALGAAIQSLAVAEGGSIEDLAARLAPVDEASRVTPREAFDYAARLQEQNRLRERLFDS from the coding sequence ATTCTTGTGATCGCGCTCGGGATCGACTGCGGAACGCAGAGCCTCAAAACGATCGCGCTGGACGGCGTTAGCGGCGAAGTGCTCGCTTCTTCGGGCGAGGCTTACGGGATGCTGGAAGGGCTGCCGTCAGGCCACATGGAGCAGGATCCCGGGGTTTGGTGGAATGCGCTGCAGAAGACGGTCGGAGAAGTTTTGTCTGCGCTCGGCCCGCGCCGAAGCGAAGTCGGTGCCATCGGTGTGTCCGGCCAGCAGCACGGTTTTGTCCCGCTTGATGAAGATGCCCGGGTGATCCGCCCGGCGAAACTGTGGTGCGACACCTCCACCGTGGCCCAGTGCGACGAAATCCGTGCCGCCTTCGGCGGACGCGACGCGTTGATCGCTCTTGCGGGCAACGACATGCTGCCCGGCTTCACCGCGCCGAAAATCCTGTGGCTGAAACAAAACGAGCCGGCGAACTTCGCAAAGCTGCGGCACGTGGCGCTGCCGCACGACTTTCTCAACCTCCGGCTGACCGGCAAGCTGCGCATGGAATACGGCGACGCGTCCGGCACGGCGCTGTTTGACGTCCGCCGGCGCGTGTGGTCGGAGCCCGTCTGCGCGGCGATCGATGAGGGCTTGCACGCGAAGTTGCCCGTGGTCGGCTCCTCGTGCGAACGATGCGGAGTGCTGCGCGGGGACCTTGGCCGCGAATGGGGACTTGGTGAGGTGATCGTCAGCGCGGGAGGCGGGGACAACATGATGGCCGCCATCGGCACTGGCAACGTGCGGCCGGGCGAAGTGACCGCAAGCCTCGGCACCAGCGGGACAATCTTTGCATGCGCCGACGGATCGGTGGTCGATCCGCGGGGCGAGATCGCCGCGTTCTGCGATAGCAACGACCGGTGGCTACCCCTCCTTTGCACGATGAACGTCACAGTCGCCACCGAGCTTTTCCGGAAAATGTTCGGATGGGATCATGCGCGCATGGAACGCGAGATCGCCTCTGTTGCGCCCGGTGCGGACGGCCTGATTTTCCTGCCTTACCTTCAAGGGGAGCGCACCCCCGACCTTCCCCATGGCTGCGGAGTGCTGCACGGCATGAACACCTCGAACACCACGCCGGCCCATGTGGCGCGTGCGGTCATGGAAGGCGTCACCCTCGGCATGGCCTACGGTCTGCGCCGCATGGAACAACTCGGCGTCCGGCCGCAGGTCATCCGTCTCACGGGCGGTGGAAGCAACAGCGCGACCTGGCGGCAAATATGCGCCGACGTCTTCGGATTCCCTGTCGTCACCCTGCGGAGTGCCGAGGGGGCCGCCTTGGGTGCGGCAATCCAGTCTTTGGCTGTTGCGGAAGGCGGGTCGATCGAAGACCTCGCCGCACGCCTTGCGCCCGTCGATGAAGCAAGCCGCGTCACACCGCGCGAGGCTTTTGATTACGCTGCACGGCTCCAGGAACAAAACCGCCTTCGCGAACGCCTCTTCGATTCGTGA
- a CDS encoding tetratricopeptide repeat protein, with amino-acid sequence MTDVRRLMLAAAMVFAAVIGLYLPTLRGGFVYDSIAQVLYSDYIHTPSHWADVLTLRVVGQDELDRNRPLLLASLMLDAAIWNRDPFGYRLTSVLLHALNAALLFAFIVMVSRRGTAFAEDGHPAPASSMRTVFFAAACGALAFALHPLVVEAVAEPSNREDLLVLLAILAGLLFVAKQTRPQWVPNVFLVLTSFFAVLAKESGVAAPFVFALACWLHGSLRRCLPGLIGGIVAVAGFLAASYAWRPVQSGVFINGPAPLAGGWLSFLAAQARIWTLQLRQVVWPSDLSAQYTPDVLVGISPTLAVAVLVMVAAAAAFLSWKSRLAALGVGIYLLALLPASNFVAQFHPMADRYLYVPLAGVGMIASASYAWLRSKCSSAFAVGALVVAGSVVLLLEYTVNLQRQKIWQTPAALWTDVLRQYPHLAQAHFGMANAYYRAGEFEAALASAQEAVRTSSGRWAEPYAMRAACEWRTGRRKEALASFAVAAKLSRAYVDEASMRAALFLSPEQLAAFREILAAQ; translated from the coding sequence ATGACTGATGTTCGGCGCCTGATGCTCGCGGCGGCGATGGTTTTTGCGGCCGTCATCGGTCTCTATCTTCCGACGCTGCGCGGCGGGTTTGTTTATGATTCGATTGCCCAGGTTCTCTACAGCGATTACATCCACACGCCTTCGCACTGGGCCGATGTGTTGACGCTTCGAGTGGTCGGGCAGGATGAACTCGATCGAAACCGTCCGTTGCTCCTGGCCTCGCTCATGCTCGACGCGGCGATCTGGAATAGGGATCCGTTCGGCTACCGGCTGACGAGCGTTTTGCTTCATGCGCTGAATGCCGCACTGCTTTTTGCTTTCATCGTCATGGTGTCGAGGCGGGGAACGGCGTTCGCCGAGGACGGACATCCTGCGCCGGCTTCCTCGATGCGCACGGTCTTCTTTGCCGCTGCCTGTGGCGCCCTTGCTTTTGCATTGCATCCGCTCGTTGTCGAAGCGGTGGCCGAGCCCTCGAATCGCGAAGATTTGCTCGTCCTTTTGGCGATACTTGCCGGTCTTTTGTTTGTCGCCAAACAGACGCGCCCGCAGTGGGTGCCGAACGTTTTTCTTGTCCTGACGAGCTTCTTCGCCGTGCTGGCCAAGGAATCAGGCGTGGCTGCGCCGTTTGTTTTTGCGCTCGCCTGCTGGTTGCACGGTTCGTTGCGGCGCTGTTTGCCCGGGCTTATCGGCGGCATCGTTGCCGTGGCAGGTTTTCTTGCCGCAAGCTATGCGTGGCGCCCGGTGCAATCTGGCGTTTTCATCAACGGACCGGCGCCATTGGCCGGTGGATGGCTTTCGTTTCTCGCCGCGCAGGCGCGCATTTGGACATTGCAGCTGCGGCAGGTTGTCTGGCCGTCGGATTTGTCCGCGCAATACACGCCGGATGTTCTCGTCGGCATTTCGCCCACCTTGGCCGTGGCGGTTCTTGTCATGGTCGCCGCCGCCGCGGCGTTTTTGTCGTGGAAAAGCCGTCTCGCCGCGCTCGGCGTCGGGATTTACCTGCTTGCGCTATTGCCGGCCTCGAACTTCGTCGCGCAGTTCCACCCGATGGCCGATCGATATCTCTACGTGCCGCTGGCCGGTGTCGGAATGATCGCTTCCGCCTCCTATGCGTGGCTGCGAAGCAAATGCTCGTCGGCTTTCGCGGTTGGCGCCCTTGTTGTCGCCGGATCTGTTGTCCTGCTGCTCGAATACACGGTCAACCTGCAACGCCAGAAGATCTGGCAAACGCCCGCCGCTCTTTGGACCGATGTCTTGCGCCAATACCCGCATCTCGCCCAGGCGCATTTTGGCATGGCCAATGCCTATTACCGGGCCGGAGAGTTTGAGGCGGCGCTCGCTTCCGCGCAGGAAGCAGTGAGGACAAGCAGCGGGCGATGGGCCGAGCCGTATGCGATGCGCGCAGCGTGCGAATGGCGAACCGGAAGGCGGAAGGAGGCTTTGGCCAGTTTCGCGGTCGCGGCGAAGTTGTCCCGCGCCTACGTGGACGAGGCGTCGATGAGAGCGGCTTTGTTCCTGTCGCCCGAGCAACTTGCTGCCTTTCGCGAGATTCTGGCCGCGCAATAA